A genome region from Ahaetulla prasina isolate Xishuangbanna chromosome 8, ASM2864084v1, whole genome shotgun sequence includes the following:
- the LOC131203498 gene encoding uncharacterized protein LOC131203498 yields MPELVRKWIAEAVHRELEAGKSRNRQSVLGAEAQSQDRDQVETEPADRHMGSRSDSSDSPSEAESSPSMEDEQWDQELSEEEGFLPEQPMFKGLFRPHLFKALLSKAKAVTKQGLIGEQGACPEQDPADMLFSEPTVETETVPAPKLFLDMIKKQWEAPAALPNMSSLERRFFNTASDLMELLRVPEVDDPVLALASSSATLVEPEEVLKPEDRKLEQALTKTHQAAAWGIRAATAASFYGRAVLLWLKQMQEKVPVTDLRTHQDFNKIVAVVEYTVDATMSSAKYVAKSIASSVTARRSRDVTKREIMDTAVQHLLNIGAVEPVPVHEQWSGYYSMLFVIQKASRGLRPILNLKGLNRYVKYRRFKMHSLRSILTNVRKGDFLTSIDLTEAYLHVPINRKHRRFLRFFYDGKHLQYRALPFGLALAPRVF; encoded by the exons ATGCCTGAGTTAGTGCGGAAATGGATCGCAGAGGCGGTTCACCGGGAACTTGAGGCAGGCAAAAGTCGTAACAGGCAATCTGTTCTTGGGGCGGAAGCCCAGTCACAGGATAGGGATCAGGTAGAAACAGAACCAGCAGACAGACACATGGGGTCGCGTTCTGACAGCTCTGATTCGCCTTCAGAGGCGGAGAGTTCCCCATCCATGGAGGATGAACAATGGGACCAGGAATTGTCTGAGGAGGAAGGTTTTTTACCGGAGCAGCCCATGTTTAAAGGGCTGTTCAGGCCTCATCTTTTTAAGGCCTTGTTGAGTAAAGCTAAGGCGGTTACTAAACAGGGACTCATAGGGGAACAAGGCGCCTGTCCAGAGCAGGACCCTGCAGACATGCTTTTTTCTGAACCAACGGTGGAGACGGAGACAGTTCCTGCTCCTAAATTATTTCTAGATATGATTAAGAAACAGTGGGAAGCCCCGGCCGCATTACCGAACATGTCCTCCCTTGAGAGACGGTTTTTTAACACGGCTTCTGACCTGATGGAACTCCTGAGAGTGCCTGAGGTGGATGACCCGGTTTTGGCCCTTGCTTCCTCTTCGGCCACCTTGGTTGAACCTGAGGAAGTTTTGAAGCCAGAGGATCGGAAGTTGGAGCAGGCCCTCACGAAGACGCATCAGGCGGCAGCCTGGGGTATAAGGGCGGCCACAGCAGCATCCTTCTATGGCAGGGCTGTCCTCCTGTGGCTTAAACAAATGCAGGAGAAAGTGCCGGTGACCGATCTGAGAACTCATCAGGATTTCAACAAGATAGTGGCAGTTGTGGAATACACAGTGGATGCCACTATGTCCTCCGCGAAATATGTGGCAAAGTCGATTGCATCCTCGGTCACAGCACGGAG GTCTCGAGATGTGACAAAAAGAGAGATCATGGACACTGCGGTTCAGCACTTGCTGAACATCGGAGCGGTGGAGCCTGTTCCGGTTCACGAACAATGGAGCGGTTATTACTCAATGTTGTTCGTCATCCAGAAGGCCTCGAGGGGGCTGCGACCAATTCTCAACCTGAAAGGATTGAACAGGTATGTGAAGTATCGgaggttcaagatgcactccctgcgGTCAATCCTTACGAATGTCCGGAAGGGGGACTTCTTGACCTCCATAGACCTTACGGAGGCATACCTTCATGTTCCGATAAATCGGAAGCACAGGAGGTTCCTGAGGTTCTTTTACGACGGCAAGCATTTGCAGTACCGAGCGCTTCCATTCGGCCTTGCCTTGGCCCCCAGGGTTTTCTGA